One Carassius auratus strain Wakin chromosome 16, ASM336829v1, whole genome shotgun sequence genomic window carries:
- the usf2l gene encoding upstream stimulatory factor 2, whose protein sequence is MWSLNPTSLNPRSNEDSPAGEDMAMSMQTAADPTLTHTAGQFYVMMTPSDVLHSATQRTLAPRTHIYTVGEHNAQEHEGFNWKMDILRTPRDERRRAQHNEVERRRRDKINNWIVALSKIIPDCSIDGTKTGASKGGILSKACDYIGELKQHNQRLQDSLRGVERVQMDNELLRRQLEELKSENGLLRAQLEHHGIDTIADASAH, encoded by the exons ATGTGGTCTCTGAATCCAACATCACTAAATCCCAGAAG TAATGAAGACAGTCCTGCTGGAGAAGATATGGCCATGTCCATGCAGACAGCAGCTGAccctactctcacacacacagctg GTCAGTTCTACGTGATGATGACTCCTTCAGATGTTCTGCATTCTGCCACTCAGCGGACTTTAGCTCCACGCACACATATCTACACTGT AGGGGAACACAATGCACAAGAGCATGAAGGTTTTAACTG GAAAATGGACATTCTGCGCACTCCTAGAGACGAGAGGAGAAGAGCACAACATAATGAAG TTGAAAGGCGACGGCGAGACAAAATCAACAACTGGATCGTGGCGCTCTCGAAAATCATCCCAGACTGCAGCATTGACGGCACCAAGACTGGAGCG AGTAAAGGTGGGATCCTGTCAAAGGCGTGTGATTACATTGGCGAGCTGAAGCAACATAACCAGCGTCTGCAGGATAGTTTGAGAGGAGTGGAGAGAGTGCAGATGGACAATGAGCTGCTCAGACGGCAG CTGGAGGAGCTCAAGAGCGAGAACGGCCTTCTGCGAGCGCAGCTGGAGCATCACGGCATTGACACGATCGCAGACGCCTCGGCACACTGA
- the etfb gene encoding electron transfer flavoprotein subunit beta — MSARVLVGVKRVIDYAVKIRVKPDRTGVVTDGVKHSMNPFCEIAVEEAVKLKEKKLVKEVVAVSCGPQQVQETIRTALAMGADRGIHVEVSGKDYETLGPLQVSKILAALAKKEQADLIILGKQAIDDDCNQTGQMTAALLDWPQGTFASELTFEADKLKVVREIDGGLETIMIKLPAVVTADLRLNTPRYATLPNIMKAKKKKIANVKPADLGVDVSSRLEVLKVDEPPQRQAGVKVETVEDLVGKLKEAGRI, encoded by the exons ATGAGCGCGCGGGTTCTGGTCGGAGTTAAGCGGGTCATTGACTATGCTGTCAAG ATCCGAGTCAAGCCGGACCGCACTGGAGTGGTTACAGACGGCGTCAAGCATTCGATGAACCCCTTCTGTGAGATCGCGGTGGAGGAGGCCGTCAAACTCAAGGAGAAGAAGCTTGTTAAGGAGGTCGTGGCCGTCAGCTGTGGTCCTCAGCAGGTTCAG GAGACGATCCGGACTGCTCTGGCCATGGGTGCAGACCGTGGCATACACGTGGAAGTGTCCGGAAAGGACTACGAGACACTCGGTCCCCTGCAGGTCTCCAAGATTTTGGCTGCTCTCGCCAAGAAAGAGCAAGCCGATCTGATCATTCTGGGTAAACAG GCCATAGATGATGACTGCAATCAAACTGGACAGATGACAGCAGCGTTGCTGGACTGGCCGCAG GGAACCTTTGCATCTGAGCTGACCTTTGAAGCAGACAAGCTGAAGGTGGTGAGGGAAATTGATGGTGGTTTGGAGACCATTATGATCAAATTGCCAGCCGTGGTGACCGCTGACCTCCGTCTCAACACTCCCAGATACGCCACGCTGCCCAACATCATG AAAGCAAAGAAAAAGAAGATCGCGAATGTGAAGCCTGCCGATCTGGGAGTGGATGTGAGCTCACGGCTGGAGGTGCTGAAGGTGGATGAACCTCCTCAGAGACAAGCTGGAGTCAAAGTGGAGACGGTCGAGGATCTGGTGGGAAAACTGAAAGAGGCTGGAAGAATATAG